Proteins encoded in a region of the Acipenser ruthenus chromosome 54, fAciRut3.2 maternal haplotype, whole genome shotgun sequence genome:
- the emc9 gene encoding ER membrane protein complex subunit 9: MSCEVEFSALAFVKLLLHASRFPHCAVNGVLLSECSEGGAGAPEGGCVCVSDCVPLFHSRLSLSAMTEVALQQIDIWCARKQQRIVGYYHANASLTDNSPNTVALKIGDKIAEQFGNAVLVMVENSKVSLDYGTPPVILYEKKDSKWILKDKNLVMWKQWEDTKRVADALSSAKAYNQLVDFDCHLDDIRQDWTNHDINAKIAELCSPANGNL, from the exons ATGTCGTGCGAGGTGGAGTTCTCTGCCCTGGCCTTCGTGAAGCTGCTACTCCATGCCTCTCGATTCCCACACTGCGCTGTGAACGGGGTGCTGCTGTCCGAGTGCTCTGAAGGGGGCGCAGGAGCACCGGagggaggctgtgtgtgtgtcagcgacTGCGTGCCTCTCTTCCACTCCCGCCTCTCCCTGTCTGCCATGACCGAAGTGGCGCTGCAGCAG attgacATTTGGTGTGCCCGGAAACAGCAGAGGATTGTGGGATATTATCATGCAAACGCCAGTTTGACAGATAACAG tccaaaTACAGTTGCTTTGAAGATCGGGGATAAGATCGCAGAACAATTTGGCAATGCAGTTCTAGTAATG GTGGAGAACTCCAAAGTGTCTCTTGATTATGGGACTCCTCCAGTCATTCTGTACGAGAAAAAGGATTCAAAATGGATCTTAAAAGACAAAAACCT GGTCATGTGGAAGCAGTGGGAGGATACGAAGCGAGTAGCCGACGCCCTCTCCAGCGCCAAAGCCTACAACCAATTGGTCGATTTCGACTGCCACCTTGATGACATCAGGCAAGACTGGACCAATCATGACATCAATGCAAAGATCGCCGAACTCTGCTCCCCAGCCAATGGGAACCTTTGA